One Lagenorhynchus albirostris chromosome 8, mLagAlb1.1, whole genome shotgun sequence genomic region harbors:
- the LOC132524218 gene encoding thymosin beta-10-like: MGEITSFNKAKLKKTEAQEKNTLLTKETTEQEKQAE, from the coding sequence ATGGGGGAAATCACCAGCTTCAATAAGGCCAAGCTGAAGAAGACGGAGGCACAGGAGAAGAACACCCTGCTGACCAAAGAGACCACTGAGCAGGAGAAGCAAGCGGAGTGA